A window of the Streptomyces sp. NBC_00454 genome harbors these coding sequences:
- the mraY gene encoding phospho-N-acetylmuramoyl-pentapeptide-transferase, with product MRQILFSGVIGLFLTLIGTPLLIKGLARKGYGQFIRDDGPRGHAGKKGTPTMGGISFILATLIAYALTKVITGSSPTFSGVLVLMLMAGMGLVGFLDDYIKIVKQRSLGLRAKAKMAGQLIVGIAFAVLALQFKDSRGLAPASTKLSFVTDFGWAIGPVLFVVWALFMILAMSNGVNLTDGLDGLATGAAVMVFGAYTFIGVWQYQESCANAQTLTNPAACFEVRDPLDLAVVASALMGACFGFLWWNTSPAKIFMGDTGSLALGGALAGIAICSRTEFLMALLGGLFVLITMSVVIQVGSFKLTGKRVFRMAPLQHHFELKGWSEVLVVVRFWIIQGMCVIVGLGLFYAGWAADK from the coding sequence ATGAGGCAGATCCTGTTCTCCGGAGTCATCGGACTCTTCCTCACGCTCATCGGCACCCCGTTGCTGATCAAGGGTCTGGCCCGCAAGGGCTACGGCCAGTTCATCCGTGACGACGGTCCGCGCGGCCACGCCGGGAAGAAGGGCACGCCCACCATGGGCGGTATCTCCTTCATCCTGGCCACGCTGATCGCGTACGCCCTCACCAAGGTGATCACCGGGAGCAGCCCGACCTTCTCGGGCGTGCTCGTCCTCATGCTGATGGCGGGCATGGGGCTGGTCGGTTTCCTCGACGACTACATCAAGATCGTCAAGCAGCGTTCGCTGGGTCTGCGGGCCAAGGCCAAGATGGCCGGCCAGCTGATCGTCGGCATCGCCTTCGCGGTGCTCGCGCTCCAGTTCAAGGACTCGCGCGGACTGGCCCCGGCCTCCACCAAGCTGTCGTTCGTCACGGACTTCGGCTGGGCGATCGGCCCGGTGCTGTTCGTGGTCTGGGCGCTGTTCATGATCCTGGCCATGTCCAACGGCGTGAACCTGACGGACGGTCTGGACGGCCTGGCCACCGGCGCCGCCGTGATGGTCTTCGGTGCCTACACCTTCATCGGCGTCTGGCAGTACCAGGAGTCCTGCGCCAACGCGCAGACCCTGACCAACCCGGCCGCCTGTTTCGAGGTACGGGACCCACTGGACCTGGCGGTCGTGGCCTCCGCCCTGATGGGCGCCTGCTTCGGCTTCCTGTGGTGGAACACCTCGCCCGCCAAGATCTTCATGGGTGACACCGGTTCGCTGGCACTGGGCGGCGCGCTCGCGGGCATCGCGATCTGCTCCCGCACGGAGTTCCTGATGGCGCTCCTGGGCGGCCTCTTCGTCCTCATCACCATGTCGGTCGTCATCCAGGTCGGCTCCTTCAAGCTGACCGGGAAGCGCGTCTTCCGGATGGCGCCACTCCAGCACCACTTCGAACTCAAGGGGTGGTCCGAAGTCCTTGTCGTGGTCCGCTTCTGGATCATCCAGGGCATGTGCGTGATCGTGGGTCTGGGACTCTTCTACGCAGGATGGGCAGCGGACAAGTGA
- the murD gene encoding UDP-N-acetylmuramoyl-L-alanine--D-glutamate ligase, giving the protein MGSGQVSDADQHPAGPGQQAADPARYGLPHRVTVAGLGVSGVSAARALARFGVAVTVVDNGDGDAHRARAAELAEQGIEVRLGRTAEGGPAGEVLPAGTELVVTSPGWKPDSPLFEAAAAAGVDVVGDVEIAWRLRGAGADLRAAASGESAGVGGDRSAAGADRAAPADWLAITGTNGKTTTTQMLASILKAEGLRTAAVGNIGTPIIDVVLGEETYDVLAVELSSYQLHWAPSVRAHSAAVLNLAPDHLDWHGSMAAYAADKGRIYEGNTVACVYNAADKATEDLVLEADVEEGCRAIGFTLGAPGPSMLGVVDGILVDRAFVENRQKNAQELAEVADVNPPAPHNIANALAAAALARAFGVAPRAVRDGLRNFRPDAHRVSHVDEVDGVTYIDDSKATNTHAAEASLAAFEPVVWIAGGLAKGATFDELVAKSAKRLRGVVLIGADRALIAEALARHAPQVPVVDLGRTDTGAMLAAVREAARLAEPGDTVLLAPACASMDMFVNYNKRGDAFADAVRELGAEKA; this is encoded by the coding sequence ATGGGCAGCGGACAAGTGAGCGACGCCGACCAGCACCCCGCCGGGCCCGGCCAGCAGGCCGCGGACCCGGCCCGGTACGGGCTGCCGCACCGGGTCACGGTCGCCGGCCTCGGGGTGAGCGGCGTCAGCGCCGCCCGCGCGCTGGCCCGCTTCGGCGTCGCCGTGACCGTGGTGGACAACGGCGACGGCGACGCCCACCGGGCGCGCGCCGCCGAGCTCGCCGAGCAGGGCATCGAGGTCCGCCTCGGCCGCACCGCCGAGGGCGGTCCGGCCGGAGAGGTCCTGCCGGCCGGCACGGAGCTCGTGGTCACCTCGCCCGGCTGGAAGCCGGACAGCCCGCTGTTCGAGGCCGCCGCCGCGGCCGGTGTCGACGTCGTGGGCGACGTGGAGATCGCGTGGCGGCTGCGCGGGGCCGGAGCGGACCTGCGCGCCGCCGCATCCGGCGAGTCCGCCGGGGTCGGCGGCGACCGGTCCGCGGCCGGGGCCGACCGGGCCGCGCCCGCGGACTGGCTCGCGATCACCGGCACCAACGGCAAGACCACCACCACCCAGATGCTCGCCTCGATCCTGAAGGCCGAGGGTCTGCGGACCGCGGCCGTCGGGAACATCGGCACCCCGATCATCGACGTGGTGCTCGGCGAGGAGACGTACGACGTCCTCGCCGTCGAGCTCTCCAGCTACCAGCTGCACTGGGCGCCCTCCGTGCGCGCCCACTCCGCGGCCGTGCTCAACCTGGCCCCGGACCACCTGGACTGGCACGGCTCGATGGCGGCGTACGCCGCCGACAAGGGCCGGATCTACGAGGGCAACACGGTGGCCTGCGTCTACAACGCCGCCGACAAGGCCACCGAGGACCTGGTCCTCGAGGCCGACGTCGAGGAGGGCTGCCGGGCGATCGGCTTCACCCTCGGCGCCCCCGGCCCCTCCATGCTGGGCGTGGTCGACGGGATCCTCGTCGACCGGGCCTTCGTGGAGAACCGGCAGAAGAACGCCCAGGAGCTCGCCGAGGTCGCGGACGTCAACCCGCCGGCCCCGCACAACATCGCCAACGCGCTCGCCGCGGCGGCGCTGGCCCGCGCCTTCGGCGTCGCGCCGCGCGCCGTCCGAGACGGGCTGCGCAACTTCCGGCCCGACGCGCACCGGGTCAGCCACGTGGACGAGGTGGACGGGGTCACGTACATCGACGACTCCAAGGCCACCAACACCCATGCCGCCGAGGCCTCCCTGGCGGCCTTCGAGCCGGTGGTCTGGATCGCCGGCGGTCTGGCCAAGGGCGCGACCTTCGACGAGCTCGTGGCGAAGTCGGCGAAGCGGCTGCGCGGGGTCGTGCTGATCGGCGCCGACCGGGCGCTGATCGCCGAGGCACTGGCGCGACACGCCCCGCAGGTCCCGGTCGTGGACCTCGGGCGGACCGACACTGGGGCGATGCTCGCGGCGGTCCGGGAAGCCGCCCGGCTCGCGGAACCCGGAGACACGGTTCTGCTGGCACCCGCGTGTGCCTCGATGGACATGTTCGTGAACTACAACAAGCGCGGGGACGCGTTCGCCGACGCGGTGCGCGAACTGGGCGCCGAGAAGGCCTAG
- a CDS encoding UDP-N-acetylmuramoyl-L-alanyl-D-glutamate--2,6-diaminopimelate ligase: MTTITPKPGNRADTGAEAGPSLRERPAGPGTLTAVPHADQPRTAQNDAPAAPPGAPRPLSARPTPLGELAALLGVDGLGAQTRITGITHDSRAVRPGDLYAALPGAKLHGADFAAQAAALGAVAVLTDPAGAERAEATGLPVLAVADPRGRMGELAATIYGRPGEGLLQIGITGTSGKTTTAYLVEGGLRGAGRRTGLIGTVEMRVGDERIKSERTTPEATDLQALFAVMRERGVEAVAMEVSSHALVLGRVDGCVFDVAVFNNLSPEHMEFHTGMEDYFQAKAQLFTERRARLGVVNIDDEYGRRLAKESPIPVVTFSAAGDPAADWRAEDVVSGHMDSTLTLVGPDGQRVRATAPLPGPFNVANTVAAVVTLAAAGLDPQTAADGVAAVPGVPGRLERVDAGQPYLAVVDYAHKTDAVESVLRALREVTTGKLHLVLGCGGDRDTTKRAPMGAAAARFADTTVLTSDNPRSEDPLAILAAMFEGAVSVPAAERGTVLVDADRAAAIAAAVARAEAGDTVLVAGKGHEQGQDIAGVVRPFDDRAVLRAAIETQAQQRARQAEVNQ, translated from the coding sequence GTGACAACGATCACCCCCAAACCCGGGAACCGCGCGGACACCGGCGCCGAGGCGGGGCCCTCGCTTCGCGAGCGGCCCGCCGGGCCCGGTACGCTCACCGCCGTGCCCCACGCTGATCAGCCCAGAACCGCCCAGAACGATGCACCGGCAGCGCCGCCGGGAGCACCACGTCCCCTGTCCGCCCGCCCGACCCCTCTCGGCGAGCTGGCGGCCCTGCTGGGAGTGGACGGCCTCGGCGCGCAGACGCGGATCACCGGCATCACGCACGACTCCCGTGCCGTGCGTCCCGGAGACCTCTACGCCGCCCTGCCGGGAGCCAAGCTGCACGGCGCGGACTTCGCCGCGCAGGCGGCCGCCCTCGGCGCCGTGGCCGTGCTGACCGATCCGGCCGGGGCGGAGCGCGCCGAGGCCACCGGGCTGCCGGTCCTCGCCGTCGCCGACCCGCGCGGCCGGATGGGCGAACTGGCCGCCACGATCTACGGACGCCCGGGCGAAGGCCTGCTCCAGATCGGCATCACCGGTACCTCCGGCAAGACCACCACGGCGTACCTCGTCGAGGGCGGCCTGCGCGGCGCCGGACGCCGGACGGGCCTCATCGGCACCGTCGAGATGCGGGTCGGGGACGAGCGCATCAAGTCCGAGCGCACCACCCCCGAGGCCACCGACCTGCAGGCGCTGTTCGCGGTCATGCGCGAACGCGGGGTCGAGGCCGTGGCCATGGAGGTCTCCAGCCACGCGCTGGTGCTCGGCCGGGTCGACGGCTGCGTCTTCGACGTGGCGGTTTTCAACAACCTGAGCCCGGAACACATGGAGTTCCACACCGGCATGGAGGACTACTTCCAGGCCAAGGCGCAGCTCTTCACCGAACGCCGGGCCCGGCTCGGCGTGGTCAACATCGACGACGAGTACGGCCGGCGCCTGGCCAAGGAGTCGCCGATCCCGGTGGTCACCTTCTCCGCCGCCGGGGATCCGGCCGCGGACTGGCGCGCCGAGGACGTGGTCTCGGGCCACATGGACTCCACCCTGACCCTGGTGGGCCCGGACGGTCAGCGCGTCCGCGCCACCGCCCCGCTGCCCGGACCGTTCAACGTGGCCAACACCGTCGCCGCCGTGGTCACCCTCGCGGCCGCCGGCCTCGACCCGCAGACCGCCGCCGACGGCGTCGCCGCGGTCCCCGGGGTGCCCGGCCGGCTGGAGCGGGTGGACGCGGGCCAGCCGTACCTGGCCGTCGTGGACTACGCGCACAAGACGGACGCCGTCGAATCGGTCCTGCGGGCCCTGCGCGAGGTCACCACAGGCAAGCTCCACCTCGTACTCGGCTGCGGCGGCGACCGCGACACCACCAAGCGGGCCCCGATGGGGGCCGCGGCCGCCCGGTTCGCCGACACCACCGTGCTGACCTCCGACAACCCGCGCTCCGAGGACCCCCTCGCGATCCTCGCCGCGATGTTCGAAGGCGCCGTGTCCGTCCCCGCCGCCGAGCGCGGCACCGTCCTCGTCGACGCCGACCGGGCGGCGGCCATCGCCGCGGCCGTGGCGCGCGCCGAGGCCGGCGACACCGTGCTGGTGGCCGGCAAGGGCCACGAGCAGGGGCAGGACATCGCAGGCGTCGTACGTCCCTTCGACGACCGCGCGGTCCTGCGCGCGGCCATCGAGACCCAAGCGCAGCAGCGTGCCCGACAGGCCGAGGTGAACCAGTAG
- the murF gene encoding UDP-N-acetylmuramoyl-tripeptide--D-alanyl-D-alanine ligase, whose translation MIALSLAEIADITGGRPHDIPDPSVRITGPVVIDSRQVEPGSLFAAFAGEQVDGHDYAERAVAAGAAAVLAARPVGVPAVVVPDVEKALGALARAVVGRLGTDVVALTGSAGKTSTKDLIAQVLQTHAPTVWTPGSLNNEIGLPLTALKATEETRHLVLEMGARGIGHINYLTGLTPPRIGLVLNVGTAHIGEFGGREQIAQAKGELVEALPAAADGGIAVLNADDPLVRPMSARTKARTVLFGEAEDADVRATGVRMTPGGQPSFTLHTPTGCGEVTLRLYGEHHVSNALAAAAVAHVLGMSTEEIATALSGAGTLSRWRMEVTERADGVTIVNDAYNANPESMRAALRALAAMGGAARADGGRTWAVLGPMAELGDASLAEHDAVGRLAVRLNVSKLVAVGGREASWLQLGAYNEGSWGEESVLVSDAQAAVDLLRSELRPGDVVLVKASRSIGLERVALALLEREGEVAGR comes from the coding sequence GTGATCGCCCTTTCCCTCGCCGAGATCGCCGACATCACCGGCGGGCGGCCCCACGACATACCGGATCCGTCCGTCCGCATCACCGGGCCGGTGGTCATCGACTCCCGGCAGGTGGAGCCCGGCAGCCTGTTCGCCGCGTTCGCCGGCGAGCAGGTCGACGGCCACGACTACGCCGAGCGGGCGGTGGCGGCCGGTGCCGCGGCCGTCCTCGCGGCCCGGCCCGTCGGCGTACCCGCCGTCGTCGTCCCCGACGTGGAGAAGGCGCTCGGCGCCCTCGCCCGGGCGGTCGTCGGGCGGCTGGGCACCGATGTGGTGGCCCTGACGGGCTCCGCCGGGAAGACGTCCACCAAGGACCTCATCGCGCAGGTGCTCCAGACCCACGCGCCCACAGTGTGGACACCCGGCTCCCTCAACAACGAGATCGGCCTGCCGCTCACCGCCCTGAAGGCCACCGAGGAGACCCGGCACCTGGTGCTGGAGATGGGTGCCCGGGGCATCGGCCACATCAACTACCTCACCGGTCTGACGCCCCCCCGCATCGGCCTCGTGCTGAACGTGGGGACCGCCCACATCGGGGAGTTCGGCGGCCGCGAACAGATCGCCCAGGCCAAGGGAGAGCTGGTCGAGGCCCTGCCGGCGGCGGCCGACGGCGGCATCGCCGTACTGAACGCCGACGACCCCCTGGTCCGCCCGATGTCCGCCCGCACGAAGGCCCGTACGGTCCTGTTCGGCGAGGCCGAGGACGCCGACGTACGGGCCACCGGGGTGCGGATGACACCGGGAGGACAGCCCTCCTTCACACTCCACACACCCACCGGGTGCGGCGAAGTGACCTTGCGGCTGTACGGTGAGCACCACGTGTCGAACGCGCTCGCCGCGGCCGCCGTCGCCCACGTACTGGGCATGTCCACCGAGGAGATCGCCACCGCGCTCTCCGGGGCGGGCACCCTGTCCCGGTGGCGGATGGAGGTCACCGAGCGGGCGGACGGTGTGACGATCGTCAACGACGCCTACAACGCGAACCCCGAGTCCATGCGGGCCGCCCTGCGCGCGCTTGCCGCGATGGGCGGCGCCGCCAGGGCAGACGGGGGACGTACGTGGGCGGTGCTCGGTCCCATGGCCGAGCTCGGTGACGCATCGCTCGCCGAGCACGACGCCGTGGGACGGCTCGCCGTCCGGCTCAACGTGAGCAAGCTCGTAGCAGTCGGGGGCAGGGAAGCGTCCTGGCTGCAACTGGGCGCATATAACGAGGGTTCGTGGGGTGAGGAGTCGGTGCTCGTGTCCGACGCGCAGGCGGCGGTCGACCTGTTGCGCAGTGAGCTGCGCCCGGGTGACGTCGTGCTGGTGAAGGCTTCCAGGTCCATTGGTCTGGAGCGGGTCGCGCTGGCGTTGCTGGAGCGCGAGGGCGAGGTCGCCGGCCGATGA
- a CDS encoding peptidoglycan D,D-transpeptidase FtsI family protein, producing MSPQEPPRRRVPGPGRPRPAGARAERARATARPASRPATRRPAPARKPHTIRLGAPKPRLRLVSVGLTLVMLAFVVRLLQVQAVDASAYSAKASQNRFASYTLAAERGEITDRKGVALATSVDAYDITADPQMFTPQESKAPDAPEQAAALLAPIIGKDAKELTERLKTKNTRYVVLARRQTPQVWNQIKGLKKVFADKAAADKRGNGPGANVIAGVFNENSSKRVYPNGDLAAGILGYVNAEGKGGGGLESSLDKKLAGKDGELTYAQSGGRRVPTAGSSEKPAVPGQDIELTIDRDIQWAAQSAIAEQVAKSEADRGYVIVQDTRTGEVLAMANAPGFDPNDLSKASSAAMGNAALQDVYEPGSTAKVMSMAAVLEEKKATADTHVEVPNRLHRGDRLFKDDIDHPTWYLTLNGVLAKSSNIGTILATGQLGATQPEANKVLYSYLNKFGIGQPTGLNYPGESRGILAKPEAWSTSQQYTIPFGQGLSLNAMQAASVYSTIANGGVRIQPTLVRGTKGPDGRFTPAPAPPRTQVVSPETAKTLAQMLESVVDDQEGTGTRARIPGYRVGGKTGTSNRVDPATGRYKGYTASFAGFAPADNPRITVYCAIQNPTKGSYFGGQICGPIYKKVMEFALKTLQVAPTGTAPAGLPVTYEPGAQPGPQPSPQPSQ from the coding sequence GTGAGCCCGCAGGAGCCGCCGCGGCGGCGGGTGCCGGGACCCGGCAGGCCCAGGCCCGCCGGGGCCAGGGCCGAGCGGGCCCGGGCAACGGCCCGGCCGGCCTCCCGGCCCGCCACCCGACGCCCCGCCCCCGCGAGGAAACCGCACACGATCCGGCTCGGCGCCCCCAAGCCCCGGCTGCGCCTCGTCAGCGTCGGGCTGACGCTGGTGATGCTCGCCTTCGTCGTACGGCTCCTCCAGGTCCAGGCGGTCGACGCGTCCGCGTACTCCGCCAAGGCCTCCCAGAACCGGTTCGCCAGCTACACCCTGGCCGCCGAGCGCGGGGAGATCACCGACCGCAAGGGCGTCGCGCTCGCCACCAGCGTGGACGCGTACGACATCACCGCCGATCCGCAGATGTTCACCCCGCAGGAGAGCAAGGCCCCGGACGCCCCCGAGCAGGCGGCCGCGCTCCTCGCCCCGATCATCGGCAAGGACGCCAAGGAGCTCACCGAGCGCCTGAAGACGAAGAACACCCGCTACGTCGTCCTCGCCCGCCGCCAGACCCCGCAGGTCTGGAACCAGATCAAGGGCCTGAAGAAGGTCTTCGCGGACAAGGCCGCCGCGGACAAGCGGGGCAACGGTCCCGGCGCCAACGTCATCGCGGGCGTGTTCAACGAGAACAGCAGCAAGCGCGTGTACCCGAACGGCGATCTCGCCGCCGGGATACTGGGTTACGTCAATGCCGAGGGCAAGGGCGGCGGCGGCCTGGAGTCCTCGCTGGACAAGAAGCTGGCGGGCAAGGACGGCGAGCTCACCTACGCCCAGTCCGGCGGCCGCCGGGTCCCGACGGCCGGTTCCAGTGAGAAGCCGGCCGTGCCCGGTCAGGACATCGAGCTGACCATCGACCGCGACATCCAGTGGGCCGCGCAGAGCGCGATCGCCGAGCAGGTCGCCAAGTCGGAGGCCGACCGCGGGTACGTCATCGTCCAGGACACCCGCACCGGCGAGGTCCTCGCCATGGCCAACGCCCCCGGCTTCGACCCCAACGACCTGTCCAAGGCCAGCTCGGCCGCCATGGGCAACGCCGCCCTCCAGGACGTGTACGAGCCCGGCTCCACCGCCAAGGTGATGTCCATGGCCGCCGTGCTGGAGGAGAAGAAGGCGACCGCCGACACCCACGTCGAGGTCCCCAACCGGCTGCACCGCGGCGACCGGCTGTTCAAGGACGACATCGACCACCCGACCTGGTACCTGACCCTCAACGGGGTCCTCGCCAAGTCCTCCAACATCGGCACCATCCTGGCCACCGGCCAGCTCGGCGCGACGCAGCCCGAGGCCAACAAGGTCCTGTACTCGTACCTGAACAAGTTCGGCATCGGCCAGCCCACCGGCCTGAACTACCCGGGCGAATCGAGGGGCATCCTCGCCAAGCCCGAGGCCTGGTCCACCTCCCAGCAGTACACGATCCCCTTCGGCCAGGGCCTGTCCCTCAACGCCATGCAGGCGGCCTCGGTCTACTCGACCATCGCCAACGGCGGCGTCCGCATCCAGCCGACCCTGGTCCGCGGCACCAAGGGCCCCGACGGCCGCTTCACCCCGGCCCCGGCGCCCCCGCGGACCCAGGTGGTCAGCCCGGAGACCGCCAAGACCCTCGCGCAGATGCTGGAGTCGGTGGTCGACGACCAGGAGGGCACCGGCACCAGGGCCCGCATCCCCGGCTACCGGGTCGGCGGCAAGACCGGCACCTCCAACCGGGTGGATCCGGCCACCGGCCGCTACAAGGGCTACACCGCTTCCTTCGCCGGTTTCGCACCGGCCGACAACCCCCGCATCACCGTCTACTGCGCCATCCAGAACCCCACCAAGGGCAGCTACTTCGGCGGCCAGATCTGCGGGCCCATCTACAAGAAGGTCATGGAGTTCGCCCTCAAGACCCTCCAGGTCGCCCCCACCGGAACCGCTCCGGCCGGGCTCCCGGTCACCTACGAACCCGGCGCGCAGCCGGGTCCGCAGCCCAGTCCGCAGCCGAGCCAGTGA